One segment of Moritella sp. F3 DNA contains the following:
- the tcdA gene encoding tRNA cyclic N6-threonylcarbamoyladenosine(37) synthase TcdA yields the protein MSAEYDNRFSGIARLYGVKALQFFSQAHVCVIGIGGVGSWAAETLARSGIGKITLIDMDDICVTNTNRQIHALKDTIGKQKIDVMAERIRAINPECIVTPIDDFITVDEVGLHISKEFDYVIDAIDSVRSKTALLAHCNRQKIKCITIGAAGGQIDPTQIQVLDLSRTNQDPLAAKVRSDLRRLHNFSKNPTSRFGIECVFSTEQLIYPGTDGEVCSTKNFLDGATGMDCSSGFGSSTAVTASFGLIAASRVLKKLAEREARYRPE from the coding sequence ATGTCGGCCGAATATGACAATCGTTTTAGTGGTATTGCGCGTTTATATGGCGTTAAAGCACTGCAATTTTTTAGTCAAGCGCATGTATGTGTGATTGGTATCGGTGGTGTGGGTTCTTGGGCTGCTGAAACTTTAGCGCGTTCAGGCATCGGCAAGATCACCCTGATCGACATGGATGATATTTGCGTGACTAATACCAACCGTCAAATTCATGCCTTAAAAGATACTATCGGTAAGCAGAAAATTGATGTGATGGCTGAACGTATTCGTGCTATTAATCCTGAATGTATCGTGACGCCAATCGATGATTTTATTACGGTTGATGAAGTCGGCCTGCACATCAGTAAAGAGTTTGATTACGTTATTGATGCGATTGATAGCGTACGTTCAAAAACAGCCTTGCTAGCACACTGTAATCGCCAAAAAATTAAATGCATTACCATTGGTGCTGCGGGTGGTCAAATCGACCCAACTCAAATTCAAGTACTGGATTTATCTAGAACAAATCAAGATCCATTAGCGGCGAAAGTGCGCTCTGATCTGCGTCGTTTACATAACTTCAGCAAAAACCCAACGAGTCGCTTTGGTATCGAGTGTGTATTCTCTACCGAGCAATTAATTTACCCTGGTACAGATGGCGAAGTGTGTTCGACTAAGAACTTTCTTGATGGCGCAACAGGCATGGATTGTTCAAGTGGCTTTGGTTCTTCAACGGCGGTGACGGCTAGCTTTGGTCTAATCGCCGCGTCGCGAGTATTGAAAAAGTTAGCTGAACGAGAAGCGCGTTATCGTCCAGAGTAA
- a CDS encoding acetyl-CoA C-acetyltransferase, giving the protein MSKVFIVAAKRTALGSFGGSLAGVDAATLGATAIKGALAAAKVNPEHVDEVIVGNVISAGQGMGPGRQAAMQAGIPARVPAYTLNMICGSGMKTIMDGAAHIKAGDADIVVAAGMESMSNIPYLMPAKTRFGSKMGNMTMVDAMINDGLTDVFNNYHMGMTAENIVEQFGLTREQQDTFAVGSQHKAVAAITAERFVDEIIPVDIKVRRQTQSFATDEYPKDNTSVEGLAKLRPAFKADGSVTAANASGINDGAAAIILASAAAVEKYGLEPMAELIAYGQGGIDPQVMGLGPVPAIEQALKRADMSLEQMELLELNEAFAAQALGVMTNLTQEHNVDMDWFADKTNVNGGAIALGHPLGASGGRITVTLLHEMQKRGVDYGLASLCIGGGMGTALIVKNLQK; this is encoded by the coding sequence ATGAGTAAAGTATTTATTGTTGCAGCAAAGCGTACGGCCCTTGGTAGTTTTGGTGGCAGCTTAGCCGGTGTTGATGCGGCTACGTTAGGTGCAACGGCAATCAAAGGAGCGTTAGCTGCTGCAAAGGTTAACCCTGAGCACGTTGATGAAGTGATTGTTGGTAATGTGATTAGTGCTGGACAAGGCATGGGCCCTGGTCGTCAAGCGGCGATGCAAGCGGGTATTCCTGCTCGAGTGCCTGCTTATACGTTAAACATGATCTGTGGTAGTGGCATGAAAACCATCATGGACGGTGCTGCACACATTAAAGCCGGTGATGCGGACATTGTGGTTGCTGCTGGGATGGAAAGTATGTCTAACATTCCTTATTTGATGCCAGCGAAAACGCGTTTTGGTTCTAAAATGGGTAACATGACCATGGTTGATGCAATGATCAATGATGGGCTGACGGACGTATTTAATAATTACCATATGGGCATGACGGCGGAAAATATTGTTGAGCAGTTTGGTTTAACCCGTGAACAACAAGATACGTTTGCAGTGGGCAGCCAACATAAAGCGGTTGCAGCTATCACGGCTGAACGCTTCGTTGACGAAATTATCCCCGTTGATATAAAAGTACGTCGTCAAACACAAAGCTTTGCGACTGATGAATATCCAAAAGATAATACCAGTGTTGAGGGCTTAGCTAAACTGCGCCCAGCATTTAAAGCGGATGGTTCAGTGACGGCGGCAAATGCATCTGGTATCAATGATGGCGCGGCGGCGATCATCTTAGCTTCAGCTGCTGCAGTAGAAAAATACGGTTTAGAACCGATGGCAGAACTGATTGCTTATGGCCAGGGTGGTATTGATCCACAAGTGATGGGGTTAGGTCCGGTACCTGCGATTGAACAAGCATTGAAACGTGCGGATATGTCATTGGAGCAAATGGAGTTGTTAGAACTTAATGAAGCCTTTGCAGCACAAGCGCTAGGGGTAATGACTAACCTGACTCAAGAGCATAATGTGGATATGGATTGGTTTGCAGATAAGACCAATGTTAACGGTGGTGCGATTGCACTGGGTCACCCATTAGGTGCTTCTGGCGGTCGTATAACGGTAACGTTATTACACGAAATGCAAAAACGCGGTGTTGATTACGGCCTCGCATCGCTGTGTATTGGCGGTGGTATGGGGACGGCGTTGATCGTTAAAAACTTGCAGAAGTAA
- the csdE gene encoding cysteine desulfurase sulfur acceptor subunit CsdE: MTDFSSSPFGNTITSTDVLTLLTAQAGWQNKYRQLIQLGNKIPALSDDYKIAENQIKGCESQAWLALHCDNDERLWFGLDSDARIVKGLMATLLAAVNGKTRAEIAAFDVDDYFAQLGFMQQLSPSRGNGLKAVIAAIKAA; the protein is encoded by the coding sequence ATGACCGATTTCTCGTCAAGTCCATTTGGCAACACTATCACTAGCACAGATGTGCTGACGTTATTAACCGCACAAGCTGGCTGGCAAAATAAATACCGCCAATTGATCCAACTGGGTAATAAGATCCCAGCATTAAGTGATGATTATAAAATAGCAGAAAATCAAATTAAAGGCTGCGAAAGCCAAGCTTGGTTAGCCTTGCATTGCGATAATGACGAGCGATTATGGTTTGGGTTAGATTCTGATGCCCGTATTGTTAAAGGCTTAATGGCAACATTATTAGCTGCAGTTAACGGGAAAACCCGTGCCGAGATCGCCGCGTTTGATGTTGATGATTACTTTGCACAATTGGGCTTTATGCAACAACTTAGTCCATCTCGTGGTAACGGTTTAAAAGCCGTTATTGCTGCAATTAAAGCGGCTTAA
- a CDS encoding PepSY domain-containing protein, with translation MLKYYYLILILLSPATLANPANDQPEKSIAQVIELLVEQGFHDISKVEFDYDDNRYEIKARNANNEKVEIELTTTGQFISVEED, from the coding sequence TTGCTAAAATATTATTACTTAATACTGATTTTACTAAGTCCAGCAACACTTGCTAATCCTGCGAATGATCAGCCAGAAAAATCCATCGCGCAAGTGATTGAACTGCTTGTTGAACAAGGTTTTCATGATATTTCTAAAGTTGAATTTGATTATGACGATAATCGCTATGAAATTAAAGCGCGTAACGCTAACAACGAAAAAGTTGAAATAGAACTGACTACCACAGGTCAATTTATCTCAGTCGAAGAAGATTAA
- a CDS encoding PepSY domain-containing protein, with translation MKIRILLTVMLIFMSWQSVAMPHIEYEEDLDEVTAAVKAKEISPFIDLLAIIERDFNGRVIKVELEKDDDYSEDDIWIYEIKILDADRNVVKADFDAKTFRLLAIKGHKLERFFNQNR, from the coding sequence ATGAAAATACGAATTTTATTAACTGTCATGCTAATCTTTATGTCATGGCAAAGTGTGGCAATGCCGCATATCGAATACGAAGAAGATCTTGACGAAGTCACGGCAGCGGTGAAGGCGAAAGAGATCAGTCCGTTTATTGATTTACTCGCCATTATTGAGCGTGATTTTAACGGTCGAGTAATTAAAGTCGAACTAGAAAAAGACGATGATTACAGTGAAGATGATATTTGGATATACGAAATCAAAATTCTCGATGCCGATCGTAATGTGGTCAAAGCAGACTTTGACGCTAAAACGTTCCGTTTGTTAGCCATTAAAGGTCATAAACTCGAACGTTTTTTTAATCAGAATAGGTAA